One window of the Eucalyptus grandis isolate ANBG69807.140 chromosome 6, ASM1654582v1, whole genome shotgun sequence genome contains the following:
- the LOC120294709 gene encoding uncharacterized protein LOC120294709: MQNVSRLPFAKVTGFAVGKQNVYHVEVDYWRNRVTDNGKEPYKTLPGDVLMLTNAEPDTIPSLERFKGRWAFASVTRIAEDEDEDAQTSTRFQVETFLDNEVNDDRTWKSMYAVFLINAVTNKRIWNVLRPFGNLDVVREVLCTDSAAEKYCNLCITQSHGSGHGSLNKNLFGSLNESQTKAVLACLDTIKCEHRSAVKMIQGPPGTGKTKTVAALLFTLLKRKRRTLVCAPTNVAIKELASRVLQLVKQSACTNSHGECSLYNLGDMLCFGNKERMKVDSDMEEIFLDHRVDCVAECFSVLTGWQHCLTSMIDTLNDCVHQYHIFLENERQITSKPSGNDVSSKCGRSKKESKPEFQSFLEFFKHRFRSSAESLQRCFSILCTHISKSYLLEHNFQDIKSLLILLDSFEVSIYREKLDSRKLKEAFSSDPSSLKARTDPLYTSLSIKRRECLSLLQTLNKSLRRLNLAPFMSKHKIAEFCYQAASLIFCTACSSYKLYTVEMEPVSLLVIDEAAQLKECESIIPLKLHGVRHAILVGDECQLPAMVESKLSSNAGFGRSLFERLSSLGHPRHLLNIQYRMHPAISHFPTLAFYNSQIRNGSNVTSKSYRKCHLPWPMFGPYSFINISDGREEGGDGGRSLRNHAEVGIVSMILRNLYRACKSSGGDLSVGVISPYRAQVAAIQKKIGKRYENIRGFTVKVRSVDGFQGGEEDIIIVSTVRSNPRGFIGFVSDTRRTNVTITRARYSLWILGSERTLTRSKSIWEALVHDAKTRGCFFSIDEVKAALDGKNNQLDGPLDRSGAVFRNARWRANRSQYAKSRECSSSTDEVKSILDGKKEDIHLDDPLGGDSFLFRNARWRAKCSQDAKSQECSSSTDGVKSILDGKKENIQLDDPLGGNSFLFRNVRWRAKCSQEAKSQECSSSTDEVKCILDGKKEDVRLNDPLDGDSFPFRNAWLRAKCSQDAKGQECSSSTDEVKCILDEKKKEDIRLDDPLDGTSFLFRDARWRVFFGDNFVKSFRKLTSLRTEMSIMNHLSKLAGGWRPEKSDVGLLPRSCSYMVKQFKVEGLYVLYTVDIDILKEPRYIQILKIWDVLPLSDATRLVERLDNEFKAYADDFISRCNEKCHEGDQVVPKTWDSSHGIARFHRSLDQVQAGSGFGPDISDPRASESLLLMRFHPSSSGMVRHLFSEDHESEVDLASEGTELDQEMSSRFGALCI, encoded by the exons ATGCAGAATGTATCTAGGCTGCCTTTTGCGAAGGTCACTGGGTTTGCTGTAGGCAAGCAGAATGTTTACCATGTGGAAGTGGACTACTGGAGAAACAGGGTCACTGACAATGGCAAGGAACCTTACAAAACTTTGCCTGGAGATGTCTTGATGTTAACTAACGCTGAGCCAGATACCATTCCCAGCTTAGAAAGGTTTAAAGGAAGATGGGCATTTGCATCGGTCACTAGAATTGCAGAAGACGAGGATGAGGATGCTCAAACGTCAACAAGGTTTCAAGTCGAGACATTTTTGGACAATGAAGTGAATGATGATCGTACCTGGAAGTCAATGTATGCAGTTTTTTTGATAAATGCAGTCACTAACAAAAGGATATGGAATGTGCTACGCCCATTTGGGAACTTGGATGTTGTAAGGGAAGTTCTCTGTACAGATTCGGCG GCTGAGAAATATTGCAATCTCTGTATTACTCAAAGTCATGGCTCTGGGCATGGGAGTCTCAATAAGAACTTGTTTGGTAGTCTGAATGAATCCCAGACAAAAGCTGTTCTGGCTTGTCTTGATACAATCAAGTGTGAACACAGGTCGGCCGTAAAAATGATACAGGGCCCTCCAGGGACAGGGAAGACCAAAACTGTCGCAGCACTGCTCTTTACTCTCTTGAAAAGGAAACGCAGAACCCTTGTTTGTGCTCCAACAAATGTTGCCATCAAGGAATTGGCGTCTCGTGTTTTGCAGCTGGTGAAACAATCGGCTTGCACCAACTCTCATGGGGAATGCTCGCTCTATAACTTAGGAGACATGCTCTGTTTCGGGAACAAGGAGCGGATGAAAGTAGATTCAGATATGGAGGAAATATTCTTGGATCATCGCGTTGATTGTGTTGCGGAGTGCTTTTCCGTACTCACTGGTTGGCAGCATTGTCTGACTTCCATGATTGATACTCTCAATGACTGTGTCCACCAATACCACATTTTTCTGGAGAATGAACGCCAGATTACATCAAAGCCTAGTGGTAATGATGTTTCAAGCAAATgtggaagaagcaaaaaggaaTCCAAACCCGAATTTCAATCATTTCTGGAATTTTTCAAGCACAGATTCAGGTCAAGTGCAGAGTCTCTCCAAAGATGCTTCTCTATCTTATGCACCCATATATCCAAAAGTTACCTTTTGGAACATAATTTCCAGGATATTAAGTCCCTTCTCATCTTACTTGATTCTTTTGAAGTTTCTATATATAGAGAGAAGTTGGATTCCAGAAAGTTGAAGGAAGCATTTTCATCAGACCCATCTTCATTGAAAGCACGCACAGATCCACTATATACATCATTGTCGATAAAGAGACGTGAATGTCTCTCTCTTTTGCAAACTCTTAATAAGTCTCTTAGAAGGCTAAACCTTGCACCATTTATGAGTAAGCATAAGATAGCTGAGTTCTGTTATCAAGCGGCTTCCTTGATTTTCTGCACTGCCTGTAGCTCATATAAGCTCTACACCGTGGAAATGGAGCCTGTCAGTTTATTGGTGATTGATGAGGCTGCACAGTTGAAAGAATGCGAGTCAATAATTCCACTAAAACTTCATGGTGTCAGGCACGCAATTTTAGTCGGAGATGAATGTCAATTGCCTGCTATGGTTGAGAGTAAG cTTTCTAGCAACGCTGGCTTTGGAAGGAGTCTATTCGAAAGGTTGAGTTCTCTGGGTCATCCAAGGCACCTTCTCAATATCCAGTATAGAATGCATCCTGCGATTAGTCACTTTCCAACATTGGCCTTTTACAATAGCCAAATTCGGAATGGGTCGAATGTTACCAGCAAAAGTTACAGAAAATGTCATTTGCCGTGGCCAATGTTTGGCCCGTACTCCTTCATAAATATTTCTGATGGAAGAGAAGAAGGTGGGGATGGTGGACGTAGCCTTAGAAACCATGCTGAGGTTGGAATTGTCTCGATGATTTTGAGAAATCTATACAGAG CATGCAAATCTTCAGGCGGAGATCTAAGTGTTGGCGTGATATCTCCATATAGAGCTCAGGTTGCTgcaatacaaaagaaaattggaaaaagatatGAGAATATCAGAGGCTTTACAGTGAAAGTGAGGTCAGTGGATGGGTTCCAAGGGGGTGAAGAAGACATCATAATAGTATCCACCGTGAGATCAAACCCTCGTGGTTTTATCGGGTTTGTTTCTGACACTAGGAGAACCAATGTAACTATCACCAGGGCAAG ATATTCTCTTTGGATTTTGGGAAGCGAGAGAACGCTGACTAGGAGTAAATCTATATGGGAAGCTTTGGTTCATGATGCCAAGACACGTGGATGTTTCTTCAGCATTGATGAAGTCAAAGCCGCTTTGGACGGGAAGAATAATCAGCTTGATGGTCCGTTGGATAGAAGCGGTGCAGTATTTAGAAATGCGCGGTGGAGGGCAAACCGCTCTCAGTATGCTAAGAGCCGAGAATGTTCCTCCAGTACTGATGAAGTTAAATCCATTTTGGATGGGAAGAAAGAGGATATTCATCTGGATGATCCACTCGGTGGCGATAGTTTCCTATTTAGAAATGCACGGTGGAGGGCAAAGTGCTCTCAGGATGCTAAGAGTCAAGAATGTTCCTCCAGTACTGATGGAGTTAAATCCATTTTGGATGGGAAGAAAGAGAATATTCAGCTGGATGATCCGCTTGGTGGCAATAGCTTCCTATTTAGAAATGTGCGGTGGAGGGCAAAGTGCTCTCAGGAAGCTAAGAGCCAAGAATGTTCCTCCAGTACTGATGAAGTTAAATGCATTTTGGATGGGAAGAAAGAGGACGTTCGGCTCAATGATCCGCTTGATGGTGATAGTTTCCCGTTTAGAAATGCTTGGTTGAGGGCAAAGTGCTCTCAGGATGCTAAGGGCCAAGAATGTTCCTCCAGTACTGATGAAGTTAAATGCATTTTggatgagaagaagaaagaggacattCGGCTCGATGATCCGCTCGATGGCACTAGTTTCCTATTTAGAGATGCTCGGTGGAGG GTTTTCTTCGGCGACAACTTCGTGAAGTCTTTCAGAAAGCTGACGTCACTTAGGACCGAGATGTCAATCATGAACCACTTATCAAAGCTTGCTGGTGGCTGGAGACCTGAGAAGAGCGATGTGGGTTTACTCCCTAGAAGCTGCTCTTATATGGTGAAGCAATTCAAGGTCGAAGGTCTTTACGTGCTGTACACTGTCGATATAGATATACTTAAGGAACCGAGATACATCCAAATCCTGAAGATTTGGGATGTATTGCCCTTAAGTGATGCGACAAGACTGGTCGAACGTCTTGACAATGAGTTCAAAGCATACGCAGACGATTTCATTAGTCGCTGCAACGAGAAATGTCATGAGGG GGATCAGGTAGTTCCAAAGACATGGGATTCTTCTCATGGCATTGCTCGTTTCCACCGTAGTTTGGATCAAGTTCAAGCGGGGAGCGGTTTCGGGCCTGATATTTCGGATCCTAGAGCGAGCGAGAGCCTGCTTTTGATGAGATTCCACCCCTCGTCATCAGGCATGGTCAGGCACTTGTTTTCGGAGGACCATGAGAGCGAAGTGGATCTCGCATCTGAAGGAACCGAGCTAGATCAAGAGATGAGTTCCCGCTTCGGTGCGCTTTGTATTTAG
- the LOC104449997 gene encoding helicase sen1 translates to MASEMGEGLAMDSTEGTEAGSGRKKDNPTDLMGFIFSWSIQEIFNTNLHRDKVKSILESFQSVEQYFASYIFPLLEETRASLCSSMQNVSRLPFAKVTGFAVGKKNVCQVEVDYWRNRVTDNGKEPYKTLPGDVLMLTNAEPDTIPSLERFKGRWAFASVARIAKDKDGDAQTSTRFQVKTFLDNEVNDDRTWKSMYAVFLINAVTNIRIWKVLHPFGNLDVVKEVLCTDLAAEKYCNLCITQSYGSGHGSLNKNLFGSLNESQTKAVLACLDTIKCEHRSAVEMIQGPPGTGKTKTVAALLFTLLKRKHRTLVCAPTNVAIKELASRVLQLVKQSACTNSHGERLLYNLGDMLCFGNKERMKVDSDMEEIFLDHRVDCVAECFSLLTGWQHCLTSMIDTLNDCVRQYHIFLENERQITSKPSGNDVASKCGRSKKESKPEFQSFLEFFKHRFRSSAESFQRCFSILCTHISKSYLLEHNYRDIKSLLVSLDSFEISLYREKLDSRKLKEAFSSDPSSLKARTDPLHTSLSIKRHKCLSRLRTLNKSLRRLNHEKFMCMDKIAEFCYQAASLIFCTASSSYKLYTVEMEPVSLLVIDEAAQLKECESIIPLKLHGVRHAILVGDECQLPAMVESKLSSNAGFGRSLFERLSSLGHPRHLLNIQYRMHPAISHFPTSAFYNSQIQNGSNVTRKVYRKCHLPWPMFGPYSFINISNGREEGGDGGRSLRNYAEVGIVSMILRNLYGACKSSGGDLSVGVISPYRAQVAAIQNKIGKRYENIRGFTVKVRSVDGFQGGEEDIIIVSTVRSNPRGFIGFVSDTRRTNVTITRARYSLWILGSERTLTRSKSIWEALVHDAKTRGCFFSIDEVKAALDGKNNQLDGPLDRSGVVFRNARWRANRSQYAKSLECSSSTDEVKSILDGKKEDIHLDDPLGGDSFLFRNARWRAKCSRDAKSQECSSSTDGVKSILDGKKENIQLDDPLGGNSFLFRNVRWRAKCSQEAKSQECSSSTDEVKCILDGKKEDVRLNDPLDGDSFPFRNAWLRAKCSQDAKGQECSSSTDEVKCILDGKKKEDIRLDDPLDGTSFLFRDARWRVFFGDNFVKSFRKLTSLRTEMSIMNHLSKLAGGWRPEKSDVGLLPRSCSYMVKQFKVEGLYVLYTVDIDVLKEPRYIQILKIWDVLPLSDATRLVECLDNEFKAYADDFISRCNEKCHEGDQVVPKTWDSSHGIARFHRSLDQVQAGSGFGPDISDPRASESLLLMRFHPSSSGMVRHLFSEDHESEVDLASEGTELDQEMSSRFGALCI, encoded by the exons ATGGCTTCAGAGATGGGTGAGGGGCTGGCCATGGATTCTACAGAAGGAACGGAGGCTGGTTCTGGCAGGAAGAAAGACAATCCCACTGACCTGATGGGTTTTATCTTCTCTTGGTCTATTCAAGAAATCTTCAATACGAATCTCCACAGGGACAAG GTGAAGAGCATCCTGGAGTCATTTCAATCAGTTGAGCAATACTTTGCTTCTTATATCTTTCCTTTGCTGGAGGAAACACGAGCCAGTCTCTGTTCAAGTATGCAGAATGTATCTAGGCTGCCTTTTGCGAAGGTCACTGGGTTTGCTGTAGGCAAGAAGAATGTTTGCCAAGTGGAAGTGGACTACTGGAGAAACAGGGTCACTGACAATGGCAAGGAACCTTACAAAACTTTGCCTGGAGATGTTTTGATGTTAACTAATGCTGAACCAGATACCATTCCCAGCTTAGAAAGGTTTAAAGGAAGATGGGCATTTGCATCGGTCGCTAGAATTGCAAAAGACAAGGATGGGGATGCTCAAACGTCAACAAGGTTCCAAGTCAAGACATTTTTGGACAATGAAGTGAATGATGATCGTACCTGGAAGTCAATGTATGCAGTTTTTTTGATAAATGCAGTCACTAACATAAGAATATGGAAAGTGCTACACCCATTTGGGAACTTGGATGTTGTAAAGGAAGTTCTCTGTACAGATTTGGCG GCTGAGAAATATTGCAATCTCTGTATTACTCAAAGTTATGGCTCTGGGCATGGGAGTCTCAATAAGAACTTGTTTGGTAGTCTGAATGAATCCCAGACAAAAGCTGTTCTGGCTTGTCTTGATACAATCAAGTGTGAACACAGGTCGGCCGTGGAAATGATACAGGGTCCTCCAGGGACAGGGAAGACCAAAACTGTTGCGGCACTGCTCTTTACTCTCTTGAAAAGGAAACACAGAACCCTTGTTTGTGCTCCAACAAATGTTGCCATCAAGGAATTGGCGTCTCGTGTTTTGCAGCTGGTGAAACAATCGGCTTGCACCAACTCTCATGGGGAACGCTTGCTCTATAACTTAGGAGACATGCTCTGTTTCGGGAACAAGGAGCGGATGAAAGTAGATTCAGATATGGAGGAAATATTCTTGGATCATCGTGTTGATTGTGTTGCGGAGTGCTTTTCCTTACTCACTGGTTGGCAGCATTGTCTGACTTCCATGATTGATACTCTCAATGACTGTGTCCGCCAATACCACATTTTTCTGGAGAATGAACGCCAGATTACATCAAAGCCTAGTGGTAATGATGTTGCAAGCAAATgtggaagaagcaaaaaggaaTCCAAACCTGAATTTCAATCATTTCTGGAATTTTTCAAGCACAGATTCAGGTCAAGTGCAGAGTCTTTCCAAAGATGCTTCTCTATCTTATGCACCCATATATCCAAAAGTTACCTTTTGGAACATAATTATCGGGATATTAAGTCCCTTCTCGTCTCTCttgattcttttgaaatttctctataTAGAGAGAAGTTGGATTCCAGAAAGTTGAAGGAAGCATTTTCATCAGACCCATCTTCATTGAAAGCGCGCACAGATCCACTACATACATCATTATCGATAAAGAGACATAAATGTCTCTCTCGTTTGCGAACTCTTAATAAGTCTCTTAGAAGGCTAAACCATGAAAAATTTATGTGCATGGACAAGATAGCTGAGTTCTGTTATCAAGCGGCTTCCTTGATTTTCTGCACTGCCTCTAGCTCATATAAGCTCTACACCGTGGAAATGGAGCCCGTCAGTTTATTGGTGATTGATGAGGCTGCGCAGTTGAAAGAATGCGAGTCAATAATTCCGCTAAAACTTCACGGTGTCAGGCACGCAATTTTAGTTGGAGATGAATGTCAATTGCCTGCTATGGTTGAGAGCAAG cTTTCTAGCAACGCTGGCTTTGGAAGGAGTCTATTCGAAAGGTTGAGTTCTCTGGGTCATCCAAGGCACCTTCTCAATATCCAGTACAGAATGCATCCTGCGATTAGTCACTTTCCGACATCAGCCTTTTACAATAGCCAAATTCAGAATGGGTCGAATGTTACCAGAAAAGTTTACAGAAAATGTCATTTGCCGTGGCCGATGTTTGGCCCGTACTCCTTCATAAATATTTCTAATGGAAGAGAAGAAGGTGGGGATGGTGGACGTAGCCTTAGAAACTATGCTGAGGTTGGAATTGTCTCGATGATTTTGAGAAATCTATACGGAG CATGCAAATCTTCAGGCGGAGATCTAAGTGTTGGCGTGATATCTCCATATAGAGCTCAGGTTGCTGcaatacaaaacaaaattggaaaaagatatGAGAATATCAGAGGCTTTACAGTGAAAGTGAGGTCAGTGGATGGGTTCCAAGGGGGTGAAGAAGACATCATAATAGTATCCACCGTGAGATCAAACCCTCGTGGTTTTATCGGTTTTGTTTCTGACACTAGGAGAACCAATGTGACTATCACCAGGGCAAG ATATTCTCTTTGGATTTTGGGAAGCGAGAGAACGCTGACTAGGAGTAAATCTATATGGGAAGCTTTGGTTCATGATGCCAAGACACGTGGATGTTTCTTCAGCATTGATGAAGTCAAAGCCGCTTTGGATGGGAAGAATAATCAGCTTGATGGTCCGTTGGATAGAAGCGGTGTAGTATTTAGAAATGCGCGGTGGAGGGCAAACCGCTCTCAGTATGCTAAGAGCCTAGAATGTTCCTCCAGTACTGATGAAGTTAAATCCATTTTGGATGGGAAGAAAGAGGATATTCATCTGGATGATCCACTCGGTGGCGATAGTTTCCTATTTAGAAATGCACGGTGGAGGGCAAAGTGCTCTCGGGATGCTAAGAGTCAAGAATGTTCCTCCAGTACTGATGGAGTTAAATCCATTTTGGATGGGAAGAAAGAGAATATTCAGCTGGATGATCCGCTTGGTGGCAATAGCTTCCTATTTAGAAATGTGCGGTGGAGGGCAAAGTGCTCTCAGGAAGCTAAGAGCCAAGAATGTTCCTCCAGTACTGATGAAGTTAAATGCATTTTGGATGGGAAGAAAGAGGACGTTCGGCTCAATGATCCGCTTGATGGTGATAGTTTCCCGTTTAGAAATGCTTGGTTGAGGGCAAAGTGCTCTCAGGATGCTAAGGGCCAAGAATGTTCCTCCAGTACTGATGAAGTTAAATGCATTTTGgatgggaagaagaaagaggacattCGGCTCGATGATCCGCTCGATGGCACTAGTTTCCTATTTAGAGATGCTCGGTGGAGG GTTTTCTTCGGCGACAACTTCGTGAAGTCTTTCAGAAAGCTGACGTCACTTAGGACCGAGATGTCAATCATGAACCACTTATCAAAGCTTGCTGGTGGCTGGAGACCTGAGAAGAGCGATGTGGGTTTACTCCCTAGAAGCTGCTCTTATATGGTGAAGCAATTCAAGGTCGAAGGTCTTTACGTGCTGTACACTGTCGATATAGATGTACTTAAGGAACCGAGATACATCCAAATCCTGAAGATTTGGGATGTATTGCCCTTAAGTGATGCGACAAGACTGGTCGAATGTCTTGACAATGAGTTCAAAGCATACGCAGACGATTTCATTAGTCGCTGCAACGAGAAATGTCATGAGGG GGATCAGGTAGTTCCAAAGACATGGGATTCTTCTCATGGCATTGCTCGTTTCCACCGTAGTTTGGATCAAGTTCAAGCGGGGAGCGGTTTCGGGCCTGATATTTCGGATCCTAGAGCGAGCGAGAGCCTGCTTTTGATGAGATTCCACCCCTCGTCATCAGGCATGGTCAGGCACTTGTTTTCGGAGGACCATGAGAGCGAAGTGGATCTCGCATCTGAAGGAACCGAGCTAGATCAAGAGATGAGTTCCCGCTTCGGTGCGCTTTGTATTTAG